Proteins from a single region of Equus asinus isolate D_3611 breed Donkey chromosome 17, EquAss-T2T_v2, whole genome shotgun sequence:
- the SAXO4 gene encoding LOW QUALITY PROTEIN: stabilizer of axonemal microtubules 4 (The sequence of the model RefSeq protein was modified relative to this genomic sequence to represent the inferred CDS: deleted 1 base in 1 codon) → MMGKLPLGSVSPYVKMSSGGCTDPLKFYATSYSVAYGREDFRPHMGSHKGTGYQSNFRPVVSYQAKVDTLDPPGPAMGKQVCDNLQTVTSQSYRPPEVSDGGYPLPWDLAKTSSGYSREKSNVTPLTKEVRKVHFDTPDYRPQAITGLEPRKVPLLHQQQDRGSLEWENARYGPHFMTSEYNSKYLKEPSQEPDLLQRRSIGAKEETGFTKESTRSPIVFQPPSQALPGDPVLLPSRSVTKSDFLPMTYPHGDELLPTLTRGSEWETTFSRGNERTLNPRVPPPSPEPSSMTRQFQPPQRMQQTNVSLLGQETVGSKEPTGFSLNSPSYVRSPYDPGMDNRYLNAYNQRYFENIPKGRDCEGWTRGGIQPQKPGGYTLNQSATHVEATPTPTESLRRQHPYVGRTLISADPLCRPATPHSSRCTAPS, encoded by the exons ATGATGGGGAAACTCCCCCTGGGAAGTGTCTCCCCTTATGTGAAGATGAGTTCAGGGGGCTGCACGGATCCGCTGAAATTCTATGCCACCAGCTACTCCGTAGCCTATG GTCGGGAGGATTTCAGGCCGCACATGGGCAGTCACAAAGGCACAGGCTACCAATCAAATTTCCGGCCTGTGGTCTCATACCAAGCCAAGGTTGACACCTTGGATCCACCTGGACCAGCCATGGG GAAACAAGTCTGTGACAATCTCCAGACAGTGACCAGTCAGAGTTACCGTCCCCCAGAGGTATCCGATGGCGGATATCCCCTGCCCTGGGACCTGGCCAAGACCAGCTCTGGGTACTCTCGGGAGAAGTCCAACGTGACACCTCTGACCAAGGAG gtCAGGAAGGTCCATTTTGACACCCCGGACTACAGGCCCCAGGCCATCACCGGGCTGGAGCCCAGGAAAGTGCCCCTGCTCCACCAGCAGCAGGACAGGGGCTCCCTGGAGTGGGAGAATGCACGATAC GGCCCGCACTTCATGACTTCTGAGTATAACTCAAAGTATCTCAAGGAGCCTTCTCAGGAGCCAG ACCTCTTGCAGAGGAGATCCATCGGAGCCAAGGAGGAGACCGGCTTCACCAAGGAGTCCACCAGGAGCCCCATTGTCTTCCAGCCGccctcccaggccctgcctgggGACCCG GTCCTCCTCCCCAGCCGGAGTGTCACCAAGTCGGACTTTCTCCCCATGACCTACCCTCAT GGAGACGAGTTGCTGCCCACGCTGACCAGAGGCTCCGAGTGGGAGACGACCTTCAGCCGAGGGAATGAGAGGACTCTGAACCCCAGA gtgccccctcccagcccagaaCCCAGCAGCATGACCCGGCAATTCCAGCCGCCGCAGCGGATGCAACAGACAAATGTCTCCCTCCTGGGCCAGGAGACCGTGGGGAGCAAG GAGCCCACAGGGTTCAGCCTTAACAGCCCGAGCTATGTCCGCAGCCCTTACGACCCAGGCATGGATAATCGCTACCTCAACGCCTACAACCAAAG GTACTTCGAGAACATCCCCAAAGGTCGAGACTGTGAAGGCTGGACTCGAGGTGGCATCCAGCCCCAGAAGCCAGGAGGCTACACCCTCAACCAGTCAGCCACCCACGTGGAGGCCACACCCACCCCCACGGAGAGCCTGCGGCGCCAGCACCCCTATGTGGGAAG aaCCCTGATCTCAGCCGACCCCCTCTGCCGA CCAGCCACACCTCACAGCAGCCGCTGCACCGCCCCCAGCTGA